The following are encoded in a window of Phocoena phocoena chromosome 2, mPhoPho1.1, whole genome shotgun sequence genomic DNA:
- the PGF gene encoding placenta growth factor isoform X1 — translation MPAMRLFTCFLQLLAGLALPAVPPQQWALSAANGSSEVEVVPFQEVWGRSYCRALERLVDIVSEYPGEVEHMFSPSCVSLLRCMGCCGDENLRCVPVETVNVTMQLLKIRSGDRPSYVELTFSQHVRCECRPLREKMKPERRRPKGRGKRKREKQRHTDCHLCGDTVPRR, via the exons ATGCCTGCCATGAGGCTGTTCACTTGCTTCCTGCAGCTCCTGGCTGGGCTGGCCCTGCCTGCTGTGCCCCCCCAG CAGTGGGCCTTGTCTGCTGCGAACGGCTCATCAGAGGTGGAAG TGGTGCCCTTCCAGGAAGTGTGGGGCCGTAGCTACTGCCGGGCCCTGGAGAGGCTGGTGGACATCGTGTCGGAATACCCCGGCGAGGTTGAGCACATGTTCAGCCCGTCCTGCGTCTCCCTGCTGCGCTGCATGGGCTGCTGTGGTGATGAGAACCTGCGCTGTGTTCCAGTGGAGACGGTCAATGTCACCATGCAG CTCCTGAAGATCCGCTCTGGGGACCGGCCCTCCTACGTGGAGCTGACGTTCTCTCAGCATGTGCGCTGCGAGTGCAG GCCTCTGCGGGAGAAGATGAAGCCAGAAAG GAGGAGACCCAAgggcagggggaagaggaagagagagaagcagagacacaCAGACTGCCACCT GTGCGGTGATACTGTTCCCCGGAGGTAA
- the PGF gene encoding placenta growth factor isoform X2, with amino-acid sequence MPAMRLFTCFLQLLAGLALPAVPPQWALSAANGSSEVEVVPFQEVWGRSYCRALERLVDIVSEYPGEVEHMFSPSCVSLLRCMGCCGDENLRCVPVETVNVTMQLLKIRSGDRPSYVELTFSQHVRCECRPLREKMKPERRRPKGRGKRKREKQRHTDCHLCGDTVPRR; translated from the exons ATGCCTGCCATGAGGCTGTTCACTTGCTTCCTGCAGCTCCTGGCTGGGCTGGCCCTGCCTGCTGTGCCCCCCCAG TGGGCCTTGTCTGCTGCGAACGGCTCATCAGAGGTGGAAG TGGTGCCCTTCCAGGAAGTGTGGGGCCGTAGCTACTGCCGGGCCCTGGAGAGGCTGGTGGACATCGTGTCGGAATACCCCGGCGAGGTTGAGCACATGTTCAGCCCGTCCTGCGTCTCCCTGCTGCGCTGCATGGGCTGCTGTGGTGATGAGAACCTGCGCTGTGTTCCAGTGGAGACGGTCAATGTCACCATGCAG CTCCTGAAGATCCGCTCTGGGGACCGGCCCTCCTACGTGGAGCTGACGTTCTCTCAGCATGTGCGCTGCGAGTGCAG GCCTCTGCGGGAGAAGATGAAGCCAGAAAG GAGGAGACCCAAgggcagggggaagaggaagagagagaagcagagacacaCAGACTGCCACCT GTGCGGTGATACTGTTCCCCGGAGGTAA
- the PGF gene encoding placenta growth factor isoform X3: MPAMRLFTCFLQLLAGLALPAVPPQQWALSAANGSSEVEVVPFQEVWGRSYCRALERLVDIVSEYPGEVEHMFSPSCVSLLRCMGCCGDENLRCVPVETVNVTMQLLKIRSGDRPSYVELTFSQHVRCECRPLREKMKPERCGDTVPRR; this comes from the exons ATGCCTGCCATGAGGCTGTTCACTTGCTTCCTGCAGCTCCTGGCTGGGCTGGCCCTGCCTGCTGTGCCCCCCCAG CAGTGGGCCTTGTCTGCTGCGAACGGCTCATCAGAGGTGGAAG TGGTGCCCTTCCAGGAAGTGTGGGGCCGTAGCTACTGCCGGGCCCTGGAGAGGCTGGTGGACATCGTGTCGGAATACCCCGGCGAGGTTGAGCACATGTTCAGCCCGTCCTGCGTCTCCCTGCTGCGCTGCATGGGCTGCTGTGGTGATGAGAACCTGCGCTGTGTTCCAGTGGAGACGGTCAATGTCACCATGCAG CTCCTGAAGATCCGCTCTGGGGACCGGCCCTCCTACGTGGAGCTGACGTTCTCTCAGCATGTGCGCTGCGAGTGCAG GCCTCTGCGGGAGAAGATGAAGCCAGAAAG GTGCGGTGATACTGTTCCCCGGAGGTAA